The sequence AACACTTATGAACCGATAAAACAAATACTGGAGCAGTTAATCCCTTATGCACCGGCCGAAATATTGGAAAGTTTCAAATCCGAGCTGGTAAAAATTTTGCCCGACGAAAAAAGTTTAAAAGGAGCGGTTCCGAGTCCGGCTCTGCCTGATGAAAAGGAAAAACTAAGGCTTAAGGTGAGAGTTGGAAATTTCATAGCCAATGTTTTGGAGAAAGAACTGTCTGTTTTGATATTTGACAATGCTCAATGGATGGATGAAGCATCTTTAGAGCTTATCGACTATCTTGCCGGCTCAAAAAAGATTCCTCTTTGCATAATTCTGTCCTACCGGAAAGAGTCCATGAACAAAAACAAGTCAGGACAAAAATACATCGAAAAATGGCTGAGCTCATCCATTGCCAACGAGATAACCTTAAGTCGTTTTGACTTTGAAGAAACTTGTGAATTTATAAAAAATGTTCTTGCAATAACAACCTCCCCTGCCGCTTTCTGTACGGAAATGTTCCGTTACACCGAAGGAAACCCGGGGTTTATAATAGACGCTATTACGGCATTGTTCAAGGAAGGAAAGCTGTACATTGATGACAGCGGGCAGTGGAGCACTGATTTTGATGAAGATGCGGACTATTCCAGGCTCTATATACCCCCAAGCATGCACGAAGCTGTGTGGAAGCATATCAATACTTTGGATAAGATTTCGTATGAAACTTTGGAAACAATTTCTGCTTTTAACATGCCTGTCTCTCTTGAGATAATCGAGTCAATATTGGAAGCCTCTCATAATGAGATAAAAGACATACTGGCAGAACTTATTTCCCACCAGATAATAGAACAGAGGCTTGCCGACTGGGGTTACACTTATGATTATCACTCAAAAAAAATTAAAAATGAAATCTACAAGAAAATTGAACCTTCCAGAAAAAAAGCACTTCACAAAAAGTGCGCCAAAATTTTGGAGGAAATGTATAAAGACGACAACAGAATAAACAAGGATGAGCTTATTTATCACTATATAAAAACCGGCGAAAAGCAAAAGGCACTGAACATCATTATAGAATCCGCCGACAGAATGTTAAAGCTCCACATCAATGCCCAGACCATGGTTTATCTCAAAAGAGGACGTCAGATAGCAAAAGAAATTTCTTCTGTAAAAGATACCATAAAAATCCTTTTAATGATGGGTGAACTCTACCGCAAAAAAGGAGAAAACCGTAAAGCCTTTGAATGCTACAATGAAGCTTTGAAATATGCCAGGGAACTTAATGACAAAGCAACAATTGCGAAAGTCAAGGAAATGATCGGAGCCCTGTACACAAGAAAAAATGATTTTGACCGGGCACTGCTTTTCCTCAATGACTCTTTGTCACTGTCCAAAGAAATAGGATATGTGGAAGGCTATCTTGAAGCCGTCCGCCGTATATGCTGGGTATATATATTCAAAGGAAAAAACAAAGAAGCAATAGACATGATTAACAATGTTCTTTCAGAGTACAGTGATGAAAAATACTCCCTCTATCATGCCTCGCTTTACAACGTTCTTGGTACCCACTATCTGGAGCAGTCAAATATAGACGAGGCTTTGAGATGCTACAATAAAAGTATAGAGCTTTATGAAAAAAACAATGAAAAAGTTGAAATAGCTTATCCCTTAAACAATATTGCCACTGTATTTGCCGAATTCTTAAATGATAATGCAAAAGCCCGGGAATATTTTGAAAAATCCCTTCAGATAAACCTTGCAAACAACATGGTTGAAGGGATATCCAGCTGTTACGACAACCTCGGCGAAACCTACCGGCTGGAAGACAATTACACCCAGGCTCTGGAATATTATTTTAAGTGTGAAGAGCAGGCAAGGGAATGCGAGCTCAATTCCCTTTTGTTCACGGTATATAAAAATATCATGCTTGCTTATCTGGAACTTTGCGAATACCAAAAATCCTATGAATATCTGCAAAAAGTAAAACAGGAAATGGAAAAAAATTCAGACCGCGGGCATGACGTTCAGATTTTCTATGAATATGCAGCAAAATATTACTTTGAAATAGGGTGTTTTGAAGAAGCAAAAAACATGGCTCAAAAAGGAATAAACACATGCAAAAAGTTATCCACCAGTGAAAGCCTGACTTTAAATTGCATTATACTTCTTTCGGAATACTATGTCTCAAACCAAAAAGATTCAGAGCTTCTTTTCGAGGATGCTCTTACTCTGCTGAAAAGGCATAAACAAAGCTCAACTGTAAAAGAACAAAGAGACATGATTCATTTGCTTGCCGAAGCACTTATTGCTTCCGGCAACACGGAAGCTTCCCTAAGCCTTTTGGAAAAAAGCCTGGAGCTTAGCGCAACCGTAAATACAAAAAAGCTGGAAATAGAATACCTTATACTTTACGGTGCCAGCATAGGCGGGAACTGCGGAATAGAAACCATTAACAGCGGACTAAAGTTAAACGCTGAGTACAAAAGCCTACGTTTAAAATGGAAAGGCTATAAAACAATTGGCGATATTTATTATTCCATGAAGGAAAAAAGTTTGGCCGGCATAAACTATATAAAGGCCTTGGACGCACTGTATCATCTTGTACAAAAAGTTCCTGTTGAATTTCACGGTTGCTTTTTGTATTCTCACAACCGCGAGGAGTCCAGGTTCAGGCTCCTTTCACTCAAGGCTGACGAGCTGAAAGAACAAGAATTGTCAATCGAAAAGCACATAAACAATAAAATCAACAGTGGTAAAAACATCGTCCAACATTTCTTTGAAGGAATAAATCATGAATTCGTACTCAAAGGGGCCGAAAGCGCTATGGCGTTGGACAGCGCTCAAAGCCATGCTTCAAAAGCAATCGAAGAAAAGCTTGGGATGATAGAAAGCTTGTTTATGAAGTTTACGCCGGATTATTTAAGCAACCTCAAGATGATCCTTGAAACCGCATGCGACCTGACATCGGCAGAGACAGGATATATACTGCGTTACAACGATAAAAACGAACTGGATGCCTTTGTTGCTTATGATAGCAACACTGAAGCCAATTATTACAGTTACATAATCGAACGTACCAATGAAAATATTGAAGGAATATTTGCAGCTCAAAGTTTTGACAAAAAAGCAGGAAATATTGATATTTTCCTTCCCGGAAACATCAAAGCCGTTATATGTATTCCCATATACAGCCATGAATCCGGGGACAGATATTCGTCTGTAAAACCGTCAAAAAGAAAACGCCGGGAATCAAACGATTACAATATTAAAGGATATATTTATCTTTCAACCAAAAACGTATTCAACAGATTCTCATGGCAAACCTTCGGCATGGTTAAGCTTCTTTCAAAAATTGCGGCACTGCAAATAGAAAATTACGACCTTAAAATAATTTCAACCACCGACAAATTGACCGGAACATATACAAGAAAATTCTTCGAAAATGCCATTGAAACACAACTTAAAAAGGCAAGCAGGGAAAAAAGCCAGATGTCAATAATTATGATTGATATCGACAAGTTTAAGAGCATAAATGACAACTATGGTCATCAAAAGGGAGACGAGATTCTCTCAAAAGTCGGAAATATTCTGCTTAAGAATATCAGACCGACAGATATTTGCTGCAGATACGGAGGCGAGGAATTTGTAATAATACTTCCGGATACAGGACCCTCCGAGGCCGAAGCCCTGGCTGAAAGGCTTAGAAGCACGGTGGAAAAAGCCCGCTTGATGGGACAAGGAAACAGTCTTACCATAAGTCTTGGTATATCCTGCTATCCGAAACACGGCAGCATACGCAATGAACTCATTGAAAAAGCCGACCAGGCCCTTTATCATGCAAAAGAATCGGGCCGAAACCGTTACTCTCTCTGGAATACAAAAATGAAAAAGCTGTCTAAAAGAATGGACAAACTTGCCGGCATTATATCCGGCAATGTAACCCACGATCAAAGAAATGTTCTGGCATTGCTGGAAATCGTCAGACTCTCCAACGAAACAATGCTTTTTGATGATAAAATATACCGAGTGCTTGGAACAATAATAGACACTTTCGATGCGGAATACGGAGTTTTAATTGTCTGCCAGGAGCAAAATCCAAAAACTTTAAAGGTCTATGCAAGAAAAAGTACAGTACCGGGATGGGTTGAGGAAGAATGCTACAACAAAAAAATCGTAGACAAAGTACTGAAACAAAAAGCAGGAGCTTACATGGTGGACTGGGACAATGCCAACGTAATTGATTTGCAAACCGGCGAAACCGTACTCAATTCAATATTGGTTGAACCCATATTAAGAGGAAAGGAAGTAAAAGGCGTCCTCTACCTCTCCCGCCCCATCAACCGGAAAGAATACGGCTTTAATGAATTGAACTTCCTCAGTGCTTTGGGAAACGTTATATCCGGTATATTATCAATGCCGTAAACTTTCAAACATTCCAGCCTCTTTTGCTTCACCCCAAAGAAGAGGCTGAATTATAACCACCGGCTCAGCCGGTGGTTTGCTCTAACCCTATACGGGCATGGTTCTTGCAGCGTTTTAAGACACATTGAATGGTTCGCCAACCGCATATTCTTCTCAAGCCACCACTAAAGTGGTTTTATCTTTTGCTTTGGTTTGCTTCTATTATTTCTACTCCTTTCATTTCGCCCGGCTTTCTTAATATTTATCCCATGTATTTCCTTATATTTCCGTATACTACTTATTTCCTATATTTTGGTGCAAATACCATATGGTATTTACAATTCCCTTGCGTATGTGCTAAACTATATAATCCTTACCTGGCTTCAGCTATTATTCCGTAAAAAATTAGTATATAAAGGTACAAAGCCTCTTTATTTTCACTG comes from Acetivibrio thermocellus ATCC 27405 and encodes:
- a CDS encoding diguanylate cyclase — encoded protein: MNIINNRYKVITTIKEDLSNTLYLVSDMINDNKKMAFKIINPELISPKNLEQLKKEFVTLSSLSHPNLMQIYGFGTINSIDGSLTSSKQFYCTYEYIKGKNIISAVSGTSFEKKIDIILQICNALYYLHRRGFFLKNLDHKSVVVTETDGNLCVKLIGMPGNEEMEKVVFRLKKISNQFKFPEDLKSSNNNSNLADLYSLGVLIFYILTGKNPNRCNFLNIWEQCKNNPSVLKSVPDNIDKKRLLGIISKLTLTNPENHYKSAYSVIKDIEKVCGIKETRFQKKWFEKIITKTKLIGREENINRLNSWINDISNNNCSQKITCITGEAGIGKTRLLGELMFSLSLEKTRVLHGVSSENAENTYEPIKQILEQLIPYAPAEILESFKSELVKILPDEKSLKGAVPSPALPDEKEKLRLKVRVGNFIANVLEKELSVLIFDNAQWMDEASLELIDYLAGSKKIPLCIILSYRKESMNKNKSGQKYIEKWLSSSIANEITLSRFDFEETCEFIKNVLAITTSPAAFCTEMFRYTEGNPGFIIDAITALFKEGKLYIDDSGQWSTDFDEDADYSRLYIPPSMHEAVWKHINTLDKISYETLETISAFNMPVSLEIIESILEASHNEIKDILAELISHQIIEQRLADWGYTYDYHSKKIKNEIYKKIEPSRKKALHKKCAKILEEMYKDDNRINKDELIYHYIKTGEKQKALNIIIESADRMLKLHINAQTMVYLKRGRQIAKEISSVKDTIKILLMMGELYRKKGENRKAFECYNEALKYARELNDKATIAKVKEMIGALYTRKNDFDRALLFLNDSLSLSKEIGYVEGYLEAVRRICWVYIFKGKNKEAIDMINNVLSEYSDEKYSLYHASLYNVLGTHYLEQSNIDEALRCYNKSIELYEKNNEKVEIAYPLNNIATVFAEFLNDNAKAREYFEKSLQINLANNMVEGISSCYDNLGETYRLEDNYTQALEYYFKCEEQARECELNSLLFTVYKNIMLAYLELCEYQKSYEYLQKVKQEMEKNSDRGHDVQIFYEYAAKYYFEIGCFEEAKNMAQKGINTCKKLSTSESLTLNCIILLSEYYVSNQKDSELLFEDALTLLKRHKQSSTVKEQRDMIHLLAEALIASGNTEASLSLLEKSLELSATVNTKKLEIEYLILYGASIGGNCGIETINSGLKLNAEYKSLRLKWKGYKTIGDIYYSMKEKSLAGINYIKALDALYHLVQKVPVEFHGCFLYSHNREESRFRLLSLKADELKEQELSIEKHINNKINSGKNIVQHFFEGINHEFVLKGAESAMALDSAQSHASKAIEEKLGMIESLFMKFTPDYLSNLKMILETACDLTSAETGYILRYNDKNELDAFVAYDSNTEANYYSYIIERTNENIEGIFAAQSFDKKAGNIDIFLPGNIKAVICIPIYSHESGDRYSSVKPSKRKRRESNDYNIKGYIYLSTKNVFNRFSWQTFGMVKLLSKIAALQIENYDLKIISTTDKLTGTYTRKFFENAIETQLKKASREKSQMSIIMIDIDKFKSINDNYGHQKGDEILSKVGNILLKNIRPTDICCRYGGEEFVIILPDTGPSEAEALAERLRSTVEKARLMGQGNSLTISLGISCYPKHGSIRNELIEKADQALYHAKESGRNRYSLWNTKMKKLSKRMDKLAGIISGNVTHDQRNVLALLEIVRLSNETMLFDDKIYRVLGTIIDTFDAEYGVLIVCQEQNPKTLKVYARKSTVPGWVEEECYNKKIVDKVLKQKAGAYMVDWDNANVIDLQTGETVLNSILVEPILRGKEVKGVLYLSRPINRKEYGFNELNFLSALGNVISGILSMP